Below is a window of Lacibacter sp. H407 DNA.
CTTTCTCTCCCTCAATAAACTGGAACAGCATCAACATGGCATTGGCAGCTGTTAATTCGATGTTCCGCAGCCGGTCGAATCGAAAGTATAATTTCTTCGCTATCATTTTTTCCCTTGAACCAACAGCCACCCACACTGTGCCAACAGGTTTATCATCGGTTCCGCCACCGGGGCCCATCACACCACTCGTAGCAATTCCATAATCGGCTGTGGTTTTTCGCAACAAACCCTCGAGCATTTCAGTAACTGTTTCTCCACTCACAGCTCCTTTTTGTTCCAATGTTGTATGTTGCACACCCAGTATATCTTCTTTTACATCGTAAGCATAGGCAACCACCGTTCCTTTGAAATATTCTGAAGAACCGGGAATGGCTGTAAGTAAATGTGCAATATATCCACCACTACAACTTTCAGCAGTAGCCATCGTTTTCTTTCGGCTCAGCAGCAGTTGGCCCAACGCTTTTTCCAAAGGGATATCTTCATTCACAACCATAAACTCACGCACTTCGTTCTGCAATTGTGCAAACTGACTGTCAAGTTTTTCTTCCAGTAGTTCTTTCTGTGTACCGGTTGCGGTTAAACGCAACCGCACCATCCCATAATTTGGCAAGTAAGCCAGCTTTATGTGAGCCGGCAATGCCATTTCCCACTGGTTAATTTTTTCTGCGATAAACGATTCGCCAACACCAGCTGTTAACAAGGTGCGGTGCAGAATAAAAGGCAGTGTGAATTCCTGTTGAATAAGCGGCAATACACTTCCGGTCATAATGCCTTTCATTTCATGTGGCACTCCCGGCATTGATATATATATACGATCTCCTCTGCGAAACAACATGCCCGGTGCTGTACCACGTTTGTTCATGAGTACTTCGCACACATCCGGTACTTCAGCCTGTTTCATATTCCGTTCAATGATGGGGCGATTGAGCTTTCGAAAAATCGCTGTAACATGGTCCAACACCATTTCATTCACGACCATTTTACCGCCAAAATAATCACAGAGTAAAGGTTTGGTTATATCATCGGCCGTTGGCCCCAGTCCACCTGTAATCAGAATGATGTGAGATGCAGCTGCTTCTTCATCCAATGCCTGCCATATATCTTCCCGTGTATCACCAACCGCAACACGGCGTTTCACCCACACACCGATCTTGTTCAACTCCTGTGCCATCCAGGCACTGTTGGTATCAATCGTCTGGCCAATTAATAATTCATCTCCAATGGTAATGATGGAGGCATGGATTGCTTGCTGCTGCATGAAGAATATTTACAATGAATTTAGTTGAAATAAGGTGTAAGATGCTTTGTTAGTTCTGCCGGCATATTTGTTCTTGCCATTGTTTTCGCATCTAAAAAATACAGTACGATCCGGCCAATCGTTAATAATTTGCCTTCTTCATTCAACACTTCATGATGAAATTCGATCCGGTGATCGGTTGGTAATTCACGCAACTGTGTTTTGATCGTCAGCAGATCATCATACTTTGCAGGGCGGAGAAATTTGGTATGGAGTTCTACAATGGGCATCACAACTCCCATCTCTTCCATTTCCTTGTAGGTAAATCCCATTTCACGGATCGCTTCGGCTCTTGCCACTTCAAAATACTGAGCGTAGTTACCATGGTATACCACATTCATCTGATCTGTTTCTGAATAACGTACACGTATTGTTGTTTCGCTTGTAAACATTGCAGGCTGCAACAGATAGGTTGCTCTATTTTATTTGATCATACCATCCACACTTGCACGTCCGGGGCCACATAAAAGAATAACAAAAAAGCCGGTTAAATACAATGCTGCTGTTTCGCCTTTGGCAAAAAGGCCACTGTTATGCGATACGAAAAAAGCATATCCCATTGCAATGATCAATGGAAGAACAGTAAATCGGGTGAACAAACCAATAGCGACAAAAATGGAACAAAAGAATTCAGCAAATACAACCAACACAAGTGTTGCTGTACTGCCAATTCCGAACAGATTTACAAAGCTGTCTTTCTTGTCTGCAAAGTTTACCAGCTTATCGTAACCATAGTTTACGCACATGCTGATACCAAAAATCACACGTAATAATAAGAACGAAATGTTAAAAGCAGTTGCTGAATAATTGATCGATAAGAGTTTCTTCATACGAACGTTGTAGTTTAGTTATGAGAATGAAACGACACTACAATGGAGCGTTTCTTTCAAATGAATATTGATTTCTGGTTGCGAAATTAACGGAAGGCAGACTTTTATCCACAAAAATCTGGAATGGTGTTTGAAAGAGTATTGGACAAGTTACCTTTAGCCCGCTGAACGGACTTTAAGAGAATGGTTAAAATATTTACTAAAGATGAACGTTTACCCGCCAATGAACAGCCGCATAACTTACATTTTATTGACTTTTTTTTCCTGTTTCGCTTTACTGTCAACCGCACAGGTAACAGCAGTAAACAATGATCCTAATGCGAAATTCAAGCAAGCCCAGGAATATTTTTTGAACGATCAGTTTAGTCTTGCCATGCCGCTACTCCGGGAATTGAAACAGGAGGTGCAAAGCTCAAACGTACTAAACGAAGGTATTCAGGTACAGGAAATTGATTTTTATTTACTGGCATGTGGGTTACAACAAAACGATGAACGAGCTGTATTGCCGAGCAGAGAATTTATTACGGTGGTACATAACATGCCCCGTACCCAGCAATTAAGTTTTCATTTGGCCAATTACTATTTCAGGAAACAGGAATTTGTAGAAGCGCTTGAGTTTTATGAGCGTGCTGAAATTGCCAGTTTAAATAATGAACAGATATCCGAATCGAAATTTCGGATGGGGTATGCCTATTTTCATTTAAAGCGTTACCAGCAGGCAAAACCATTGTTCAATACCATTCGTCAGTTACCGGAGGATAAGCATTATCTCGATGCAAATTATTTCTATGGATTTATTGCCTATAACGACAAACAATACAATGAGGCATTAAGTTCTTTTGAAAAAGTACAAAGCCATCCTGAATATGGTAAGATCGTTCCGTTCTATATTGCATCGATCTATTATTTCCGTGGTGAAAAAGACAAAGCCATCAAGATTGCAGAAGAGGCAGTGAAGCGTCCCAACATTTTGTATGATCTCGAAATGAAGCAACTGCTGGGACATGCCTACTTTGAAAAGAAAGACTATGCACGTGCTTTACCCTTACTGGAAGCATATGTAAACAAAGCCGAAAAAGTTACACGACAGGATCTGTATGAATTAAGTTATTCTTATTATCAGGCAAATCAACTCAATAAAGCAATCGATGGTTTCAAACAACTTAGTGGTGGCGAAGATTCGTTGAGCCAAAGTGCCATGTATCTTTTGGGTGATGCTTATTTGAAAACCAATCAAAAAGAAAATGCCCGGAATGCATTTGCATTTTGTGCAGCAAACAGCAGTAATCAGCAACAACGGGAAGTTTCGCTTTTCAACTATGCAAAGCTTTCTTATGAACTCGGCTATCAAGGTGTAGCCATAAGTGAGTTCAAACGTTTTTTGAATGAATATCCACGAAGCACCTATAATAAGGAGGCAAAAGAATTACTGGTTGGTTTACTTACCGGTACCAGTAATTATAAAGATGCCATTTCATTAATGGAATCATTGACCGATCCATCTGAATCAACCAAAAAATTATATCCCCGAATGTTGTATGGCAGGGCAGCAGAGTTGATCAATGATGGTCAGTTGAACAGAGCCGATGAACTGCTGGATAAAATATTGAAAGATCCTTACAATGCTCCTGTACTTCCATTAACCAATTATTGGAAAGGCGAGATTGCTTATCGAAACGATCGACTGGATGATGCCATTCGTTTCTACGATAAGTTTTTGCAAAGTGGTAGTGGGGGAATGGGAGAGGCAACAGTAAAAGAGGCCAATTATAACATGGGTTACTGTTATCTGCGAAAAGAAAACTTTTTAGTGGCGCAGGTATTTTTTCAAAAAGCTGTTGGTCGTATTGCATTGAATTCTGCACCCATTGATCAGGATGCACATATCCGTTTGGCGGATTGCTATTTCATGCAGAAAAATTATACACAGGCGTCAAGCATGTATCAAAAAGCATTGGATTATTCATGGCCTAATGCTGATTATGCATTGTACCAAAAAGCCATGCTGGCGGGTATTAATAACAGCAAAACAAAAGTTGAACAGCTGTCAACGCTGCAACGATTGTATCCACGTAGCAACTTAGTGCCCGATGCCAATATGGAAATCGCCAAAACATATATGGCCGATGAAAAATTTCAGGCAGCTATTCCATATCTCAACAATGTGATCAGTACTCCTCAGAACACCGGCTTTAAACAAACGGCATTACTGCAATTGGCGGTTTGTTATTACAACCTTAACAAAAATCAAGAAGCACTTGATCAGTATAAAAAATTATTACAGCAATATCCTAACAGTGAAGAGGCAGGTTTTGCGTTGGAAAACATCCGTGCTATTTATGTAGAAACAGGAAGGCCGCAGGAGTACGAAGCCTTTATCCGTTCAACAGGAAAAAATGTATCGGCAAGCGAAGCAGATTCACTGGCATACGCTGCTGTTGAGATCAAATTGAATAATAATGATTGCACCGGTGCAATTGAACAGATCAAT
It encodes the following:
- a CDS encoding acyl-CoA thioesterase, which encodes MFTSETTIRVRYSETDQMNVVYHGNYAQYFEVARAEAIREMGFTYKEMEEMGVVMPIVELHTKFLRPAKYDDLLTIKTQLRELPTDHRIEFHHEVLNEEGKLLTIGRIVLYFLDAKTMARTNMPAELTKHLTPYFN
- a CDS encoding tetratricopeptide repeat protein → MNVYPPMNSRITYILLTFFSCFALLSTAQVTAVNNDPNAKFKQAQEYFLNDQFSLAMPLLRELKQEVQSSNVLNEGIQVQEIDFYLLACGLQQNDERAVLPSREFITVVHNMPRTQQLSFHLANYYFRKQEFVEALEFYERAEIASLNNEQISESKFRMGYAYFHLKRYQQAKPLFNTIRQLPEDKHYLDANYFYGFIAYNDKQYNEALSSFEKVQSHPEYGKIVPFYIASIYYFRGEKDKAIKIAEEAVKRPNILYDLEMKQLLGHAYFEKKDYARALPLLEAYVNKAEKVTRQDLYELSYSYYQANQLNKAIDGFKQLSGGEDSLSQSAMYLLGDAYLKTNQKENARNAFAFCAANSSNQQQREVSLFNYAKLSYELGYQGVAISEFKRFLNEYPRSTYNKEAKELLVGLLTGTSNYKDAISLMESLTDPSESTKKLYPRMLYGRAAELINDGQLNRADELLDKILKDPYNAPVLPLTNYWKGEIAYRNDRLDDAIRFYDKFLQSGSGGMGEATVKEANYNMGYCYLRKENFLVAQVFFQKAVGRIALNSAPIDQDAHIRLADCYFMQKNYTQASSMYQKALDYSWPNADYALYQKAMLAGINNSKTKVEQLSTLQRLYPRSNLVPDANMEIAKTYMADEKFQAAIPYLNNVISTPQNTGFKQTALLQLAVCYYNLNKNQEALDQYKKLLQQYPNSEEAGFALENIRAIYVETGRPQEYEAFIRSTGKNVSASEADSLAYAAVEIKLNNNDCTGAIEQINNYLTRFPNGTNAINAHYNRSECYMLRKDWKNALPGYEYVAKKGNSQFAEKSAFVAARSYYFELQDYAKAQPYYEILRTVATTDESRLESLRGLLRCHYQLKEYKQAADVAKDLLIAKGAGNDDKALSNLVTGRNHQINGQFDLAIQSYRAVVALNKGEWAAEARYEIAKCYFDLNSFTNAEKAAFEVINKSGSYDFWVTKSYIMLGDIYFKQKDYFNAKATFQSIVENATNPQLKQEAESKLQQVIDEEKRNSKIEG
- a CDS encoding CinA family nicotinamide mononucleotide deamidase-related protein, with amino-acid sequence MQQQAIHASIITIGDELLIGQTIDTNSAWMAQELNKIGVWVKRRVAVGDTREDIWQALDEEAAASHIILITGGLGPTADDITKPLLCDYFGGKMVVNEMVLDHVTAIFRKLNRPIIERNMKQAEVPDVCEVLMNKRGTAPGMLFRRGDRIYISMPGVPHEMKGIMTGSVLPLIQQEFTLPFILHRTLLTAGVGESFIAEKINQWEMALPAHIKLAYLPNYGMVRLRLTATGTQKELLEEKLDSQFAQLQNEVREFMVVNEDIPLEKALGQLLLSRKKTMATAESCSGGYIAHLLTAIPGSSEYFKGTVVAYAYDVKEDILGVQHTTLEQKGAVSGETVTEMLEGLLRKTTADYGIATSGVMGPGGGTDDKPVGTVWVAVGSREKMIAKKLYFRFDRLRNIELTAANAMLMLFQFIEGEKDK
- a CDS encoding DoxX family protein → MKKLLSINYSATAFNISFLLLRVIFGISMCVNYGYDKLVNFADKKDSFVNLFGIGSTATLVLVVFAEFFCSIFVAIGLFTRFTVLPLIIAMGYAFFVSHNSGLFAKGETAALYLTGFFVILLCGPGRASVDGMIK